Proteins from one Clostridia bacterium genomic window:
- a CDS encoding dihydroorotate dehydrogenase has translation MSKLKTSICGIEFKNPVITSSGTFGFGTEYNKYYDVSCLGGMSLKGLTLKPRQGNPPKRIAETPMGILNSVGLQNPGVKTFVNNMLPFIRKFDTNLIANISGNTVEEYCEMVEILSDSQVDMIEMNISCPNVKKGGLNFGTDPKMVEEITSEVKKHCKKPLIVKLTPNVTDITEIAKSAESGGADALSLINTLLGMRIDINTKRPVLFNNMGGLSGPCVKPVAVRMVWQVRNAVKLPIIGMGGISNWEDAVEFMIAGADIISVGTANFVDPFTAPNIISGLEGYVQDNKLNNISDIVNTIIPN, from the coding sequence ATGAGTAAATTAAAAACTTCAATTTGTGGAATAGAATTTAAAAACCCCGTTATAACAAGTTCGGGAACATTCGGGTTTGGAACAGAATATAATAAATATTATGATGTTTCCTGCCTTGGAGGTATGTCTTTAAAAGGGCTTACCCTAAAGCCAAGACAGGGCAACCCTCCAAAAAGAATAGCAGAAACACCAATGGGAATTTTAAATAGTGTCGGTCTTCAGAACCCCGGGGTAAAAACATTTGTTAACAATATGCTTCCGTTTATAAGAAAGTTTGACACAAACCTTATAGCCAACATTTCAGGCAACACCGTTGAAGAATACTGCGAAATGGTAGAAATATTATCCGATTCACAAGTTGATATGATAGAGATGAATATTTCTTGTCCTAATGTTAAAAAAGGCGGTCTTAATTTCGGAACAGATCCTAAAATGGTTGAAGAAATAACAAGCGAGGTTAAAAAGCATTGTAAAAAACCTCTTATTGTAAAACTTACACCTAATGTAACCGATATAACAGAAATTGCTAAATCTGCTGAATCAGGTGGCGCAGATGCTCTTTCTTTAATTAACACACTTTTGGGAATGAGAATTGATATAAATACAAAACGCCCTGTTTTATTTAATAATATGGGAGGGCTATCCGGTCCTTGCGTTAAGCCTGTGGCTGTAAGAATGGTGTGGCAGGTAAGAAATGCAGTTAAACTTCCTATAATCGGTATGGGTGGAATTTCAAACTGGGAAGACGCAGTTGAGTTTATGATTGCAGGAGCAGATATAATATCTGTGGGTACAGCCAATTTTGTTGACCCATTTACTGCACCAAATATTATTTCAGGTTTAGAAGGATATGTTCAGGATAATAAACTAAATAATATTTCAGATATTGTAAATACTATTATTCCAAACTAA
- a CDS encoding carbamoyl phosphate synthase small subunit — MKASLLLADGTIFNGKVKGKTENTIGEVVFCTSMVGYQELITTPAYKGQLVVLTFPLIGNYGVNKEDVSRDGAYVSGIITRDICDFPNNFRCEGTLDDYLKENNIVALYDIDTRALTRHLRDNGTMNGKIIIGDVLDKEKELEVVNAYEIKNAVKEVSVKEIKEIEVEKPSGEVAVIDFGVTNSVLESLKRRNLNIKILPFDFKAEDIVNLGVDGVVLSDGPGNPCELEETTKEIKKLFELKVPIFGIELGHQLMAIALGADIEKLKYGHRGSSQPVKNLSTGKTHITSQNHGYTVSKINEESMIVSHININDDTIEGIIYKNYPAFSVQFHPETSNETCDTSYLYDDFVNLMGGKINA, encoded by the coding sequence GTGAAAGCATCATTATTACTTGCCGACGGAACAATATTTAACGGTAAGGTTAAAGGAAAAACAGAAAATACTATTGGCGAAGTTGTTTTCTGTACCTCTATGGTAGGCTATCAGGAACTTATTACAACTCCTGCATATAAAGGACAGTTAGTGGTTTTAACATTCCCTCTTATAGGAAATTACGGAGTAAATAAAGAAGATGTATCAAGAGACGGAGCGTATGTGTCAGGGATAATTACAAGAGACATCTGCGATTTTCCTAATAATTTCAGATGTGAAGGCACATTGGACGATTATTTAAAGGAAAATAATATCGTTGCTCTTTATGATATTGATACAAGAGCCTTAACAAGACATTTAAGGGATAACGGAACTATGAATGGCAAAATTATCATAGGAGATGTTCTGGATAAGGAAAAAGAACTTGAAGTTGTAAACGCCTATGAAATAAAAAACGCAGTAAAAGAAGTTTCAGTAAAAGAAATTAAAGAAATAGAAGTTGAAAAGCCTTCAGGTGAAGTTGCAGTTATAGATTTTGGTGTTACAAACAGCGTTTTAGAAAGTTTAAAAAGAAGAAACTTAAATATAAAAATTCTGCCTTTTGATTTTAAGGCAGAAGACATAGTAAATCTTGGGGTTGACGGTGTAGTATTATCTGACGGGCCTGGTAACCCATGTGAGTTAGAAGAAACTACAAAAGAAATTAAAAAACTTTTTGAACTTAAAGTTCCGATTTTTGGAATTGAACTTGGGCATCAGTTAATGGCTATTGCCTTAGGTGCAGATATAGAAAAGTTAAAGTATGGGCACAGAGGTTCAAGCCAACCGGTTAAAAACCTGTCAACAGGTAAAACTCATATAACAAGTCAGAATCACGGTTATACCGTTTCTAAAATTAATGAAGAAAGTATGATAGTTTCTCATATAAATATAAACGATGATACAATAGAAGGCATTATTTATAAAAATTATCCTGCCTTTTCAGTTCAGTTTCATCCGGAAACATCTAATGAAACTTGTGATACTTCATATTTGTATGATGATTTTGTTAATTTAATGGGAGGAAAAATAAATGCCTAA
- the thrS gene encoding threonine--tRNA ligase, with the protein MSELNELQILRHSASHVLAQAVKRLFPDVKLAIGPAVENGFYYDFDSETPFTTEVLEKIEAEMKKIVKENLKIERFELPREEALELMKDEPYKVELINDLPDDAVISFYKQGEFVDLCAGPHVAYTSKVKAYKLLSATGAYWRGSEKNKMLQRIYGTAFATKDELAAHLTQLEEAKKRDHNKLGRELELFTTSDLIGQGLPILLPKGAKIIHILQRFVEDTEAEKGWQLTKTPYMAKSDLYKLSGHWDHYQDGMFIMGDPDDKEVFALRPMTCPFQYQAYLNKQRSYRDLPLRYNETSTLFRNESSGEMHGLIRVRQFTISEGHLMCTPDQLEAEFKGCLELAIYMLKTLGLYEDVSYRFSQWDPSNKEKYIGTCEQWNEAQGIMEKILNHLDIPYKVGVGEAAFYGPKLDIQIKNVHGKEDTLITIQIDQLLAEKFGMEYVDSDGTKKNPYIIHRTSIGCYERTLALLIEKYAGAFPTWLAPTQVKILPIAEAHHEYAKEIGNMFKNSGLRVEVDLRNEKIGYKIREAQLEKVPYMLVIGDKEMEEGKVAVRSRKEGDKGAVLSTDFLKDILVEIAEKRL; encoded by the coding sequence ATGAGCGAATTAAATGAACTTCAGATTTTAAGACATAGTGCATCTCATGTGTTGGCACAAGCAGTTAAAAGACTTTTTCCGGATGTTAAACTTGCAATAGGTCCGGCGGTAGAAAACGGATTTTATTATGACTTTGATTCCGAAACTCCGTTTACAACCGAAGTTTTAGAAAAAATTGAAGCCGAAATGAAAAAAATTGTAAAAGAAAATCTTAAGATTGAACGCTTTGAATTACCAAGAGAAGAAGCGTTGGAACTTATGAAAGACGAACCTTATAAGGTAGAACTTATTAACGATTTACCTGATGACGCTGTTATATCTTTTTATAAACAGGGCGAGTTTGTTGACCTTTGCGCAGGTCCTCACGTTGCATATACAAGTAAAGTTAAGGCATATAAACTTTTAAGTGCCACAGGTGCATATTGGAGAGGCTCTGAAAAGAATAAAATGCTTCAGAGAATATACGGTACTGCGTTTGCCACAAAAGACGAACTTGCAGCACATCTTACTCAGCTTGAAGAAGCAAAGAAAAGAGACCATAATAAGTTAGGAAGAGAACTTGAACTTTTCACAACATCTGATTTAATCGGTCAGGGGCTTCCTATTCTTCTTCCAAAAGGTGCAAAAATAATTCATATTCTGCAGAGATTTGTTGAAGATACAGAAGCGGAAAAAGGATGGCAGTTAACCAAAACTCCATATATGGCAAAAAGCGATTTATATAAACTATCAGGCCATTGGGATCACTATCAGGACGGAATGTTTATAATGGGCGACCCTGATGATAAGGAAGTTTTTGCTCTTCGTCCTATGACTTGTCCGTTCCAGTATCAGGCATATCTTAATAAACAGCGTTCATACAGAGATTTACCGTTAAGATATAACGAAACATCAACACTCTTTAGAAATGAATCTTCAGGCGAAATGCACGGGCTTATAAGAGTTCGTCAGTTTACTATTTCAGAAGGGCATCTAATGTGTACTCCTGACCAGTTGGAAGCAGAATTTAAAGGTTGCTTGGAACTTGCAATTTATATGCTTAAAACATTAGGTCTATATGAAGATGTATCATACAGATTTTCTCAGTGGGACCCATCAAATAAAGAAAAATATATCGGAACTTGCGAACAATGGAATGAAGCACAGGGCATAATGGAAAAAATTCTTAACCACCTTGATATTCCGTATAAAGTAGGGGTAGGGGAAGCAGCATTCTATGGCCCTAAACTTGATATTCAGATTAAGAATGTTCACGGTAAGGAAGATACTTTAATAACAATACAGATTGACCAGTTACTTGCCGAAAAATTCGGTATGGAATATGTGGACAGCGACGGAACAAAGAAAAACCCTTATATTATCCACAGAACTTCTATCGGCTGTTATGAAAGAACTTTAGCGCTTTTAATAGAAAAATATGCAGGTGCATTCCCAACATGGCTTGCTCCTACTCAGGTTAAAATTCTTCCTATTGCAGAGGCTCATCATGAATACGCCAAAGAAATCGGCAATATGTTCAAAAACAGTGGCTTAAGAGTTGAAGTTGATTTAAGAAACGAAAAAATCGGTTATAAAATAAGAGAAGCTCAACTTGAAAAAGTTCCTTATATGCTCGTTATAGGCGATAAGGAAATGGAAGAAGGAAAGGTTGCTGTGCGTTCCAGAAAAGAAGGGGATAAGGGCGCAGTTTTATCAACTGACTTCTTAAAAGATATCCTTGTAGAAATTGCAGAAAAAAGATTATAA
- a CDS encoding dihydroorotate dehydrogenase electron transfer subunit, protein MAISEVINSEILSKREIAKDIFEFIIDADNKLGTAKAGQFIHVKCDNSVYLRRPISICEIKNNTLKFIFQVRGKGTLALSKFSVGNTLSVLGPLGNGFSVDKEYKNPVVIGGGIGIYPLLQTAKMVKADAILGFRNKDFVTLEEEFRSVCKEVYITTDDGSYVRKGLVTEVLEELIKEKEIDAIFACGPMPMLKAVKVIGEKYNIFTEVSLEERMGCGIGACLCCATPVVDSELEEGYTYAHVCSHGPVFNINEVIL, encoded by the coding sequence ATGGCTATTAGTGAAGTTATAAATTCAGAAATTCTAAGTAAAAGAGAAATAGCAAAAGATATTTTCGAATTTATCATTGATGCAGATAATAAATTAGGCACTGCCAAAGCAGGTCAGTTTATTCATGTAAAATGTGATAATTCGGTATATTTAAGAAGACCAATATCTATCTGTGAGATAAAGAATAATACACTTAAGTTTATTTTTCAGGTAAGAGGAAAGGGAACATTGGCTCTCTCTAAATTCTCGGTGGGAAATACTCTTAGTGTGTTAGGTCCTTTGGGTAACGGTTTTTCAGTTGATAAGGAATATAAAAACCCTGTTGTTATAGGAGGGGGAATAGGAATTTACCCTCTTTTGCAAACAGCAAAAATGGTTAAAGCAGACGCTATTTTAGGTTTTCGAAATAAAGATTTTGTAACCTTGGAAGAAGAATTTAGAAGCGTATGTAAAGAAGTGTATATTACAACTGATGACGGAAGTTATGTAAGAAAAGGTCTTGTTACAGAAGTTTTAGAAGAACTTATTAAAGAAAAAGAAATTGATGCTATCTTTGCGTGTGGCCCAATGCCTATGCTAAAGGCAGTTAAAGTAATAGGCGAAAAATACAATATTTTTACCGAAGTGTCTTTAGAAGAAAGAATGGGTTGCGGAATAGGCGCTTGTCTATGCTGTGCAACACCAGTGGTTGATAGTGAGTTGGAAGAAGGGTATACTTATGCCCATGTATGTTCTCATGGCCCTGTATTCAACATAAATGAGGTGATATTATGA
- the carB gene encoding carbamoyl-phosphate synthase large subunit, whose amino-acid sequence MPKKDSIKKVLVIGSGPIVIGQAAEFDYAGTQACRSLKEEGLEVVLINSNPATIMTDSNIADHVYIEPLNVETVKRIILKEKPDSVLPALGGQTGLNLAMELAEEGFFDEHGITLLGTSVSSIKKAEDRQAFKDTMESINQPCIASKVVNTLEDAMDFAKSIGLPVIVRPAYTLGGTGGGIAYTEEELREITTNGLRLSRVTQVLIEKCISGWKEVEFEVLRDAKDNAITVCSMENIDPVGVHTGDSVVVAPALTLANKEYQMLRSAALNIISALEIEGGCNVQFALHPESFEYAVIEVNPRVSRSSALASKATGFPIAKVTSKIAIGYTLDEIVNAVTKKTYACFEPTVDYCVIKFPRFPFDKFVNAQKALGTQMKATGEVMSISNNLESALLKAVRSLEIGTKHLWLEAFDELSDEEIRAKIFTMDYERIFAICEGLRRHIVTIDEISEKIKMDIFFLKKFKNIIDMEEKIKENLDEETYIAAKKMGFLDEIIEKLAGKELKFEKGAVYKTVDTCAGEFEAETPYFYSTYDEYNESVRTDKKKILVLGSGPIRIGQGIEFDYCSVHCVWALKEEGYETIIANNNPETVSTDFDTADKLYFEPLTKEDMKHLVNTEKPDGAIVQFGGQTAIKLTKALTELGVEILGTKLEDIDAAEDREKFDAILEKLNIKRPQGDTVFTEEEAIKVANELGYPVLVRPSYVLGGQGMEIAYSDNDIKEFMKIITSQSELKEHPILIDKYLLGKEVEVDAICDGVDILIPGIMEHVERAGVHSGDSISVYPAKTISPRLKEIIYNYTKSLAMELNVKGLVNIQFVIYNEEVYIIEVNPRSSRTVPYISKVTTVPMVDLATKVILGTPLKDLGYGTGIYKESEYSCVKVPVFSFEKLHGVDATLGPEMKSTGEVLGIAKDFDEALYKGIIASGINIKDKGKIFISVKDTDKQEVIDIASLYDLLGFDIYATSGTANVLNNHFVAASVVKKIADGDNNVIDIMNKNGFDIIINTPTRGRKAETDGFKIRRLAVEHGIPCFTSLDTAKAVGKILLDKKKKKSDPSIIDITTI is encoded by the coding sequence ATGCCTAAAAAGGATAGTATAAAAAAGGTTTTAGTTATAGGCTCAGGTCCGATTGTTATCGGTCAGGCAGCAGAATTTGACTATGCGGGAACACAGGCTTGCCGTTCTTTAAAAGAAGAAGGGCTTGAAGTTGTTTTAATAAACTCTAACCCTGCAACAATTATGACCGATTCAAATATTGCTGACCATGTGTATATCGAGCCTCTTAATGTTGAAACAGTTAAAAGAATAATTTTAAAAGAAAAGCCTGACAGTGTGCTTCCTGCATTAGGAGGTCAGACAGGTCTTAACCTTGCAATGGAACTTGCAGAGGAAGGTTTCTTTGACGAGCATGGAATAACCCTGCTTGGAACAAGTGTTTCCTCTATTAAAAAAGCAGAAGACAGACAGGCGTTTAAAGATACTATGGAAAGTATAAACCAGCCTTGTATCGCATCTAAGGTTGTTAATACTTTGGAAGATGCTATGGACTTTGCAAAATCTATCGGTCTTCCTGTAATCGTTCGTCCTGCATATACATTAGGGGGAACAGGCGGAGGTATTGCATATACCGAAGAAGAATTAAGAGAAATAACAACCAACGGTTTAAGACTAAGCCGTGTTACTCAGGTTTTAATTGAAAAATGTATCTCAGGTTGGAAAGAAGTAGAATTTGAAGTATTAAGAGATGCTAAAGATAACGCTATTACAGTGTGCAGCATGGAAAATATCGACCCTGTCGGCGTTCATACAGGGGATAGTGTAGTTGTTGCCCCTGCACTTACATTGGCAAACAAAGAATATCAGATGCTAAGAAGCGCAGCACTTAATATTATATCAGCATTGGAAATTGAAGGTGGATGTAACGTTCAGTTTGCACTTCATCCTGAAAGTTTTGAATATGCAGTAATTGAAGTTAACCCTCGTGTAAGCCGTTCTTCAGCATTAGCATCAAAAGCGACAGGTTTCCCTATCGCAAAGGTAACATCCAAAATTGCAATAGGTTATACATTAGATGAAATTGTAAACGCAGTTACTAAAAAAACATATGCTTGTTTTGAGCCTACTGTTGACTACTGTGTTATAAAATTCCCTCGTTTCCCGTTTGATAAATTTGTAAATGCGCAGAAAGCACTTGGAACACAAATGAAAGCAACAGGGGAAGTAATGTCTATTTCAAATAACTTAGAAAGTGCTCTTCTAAAAGCAGTAAGATCACTTGAAATTGGAACAAAACATCTATGGCTTGAAGCGTTTGATGAACTTTCAGACGAAGAAATAAGAGCAAAAATCTTTACTATGGACTATGAAAGAATTTTTGCAATCTGTGAAGGTTTAAGGCGTCATATAGTTACCATTGATGAAATTTCAGAAAAAATCAAAATGGATATCTTCTTCTTAAAGAAGTTTAAAAACATTATTGATATGGAAGAAAAAATCAAGGAAAACTTAGACGAAGAAACATATATTGCCGCAAAGAAAATGGGCTTTTTAGATGAAATAATCGAAAAACTTGCAGGCAAAGAACTTAAATTTGAAAAAGGCGCAGTATATAAAACAGTTGATACATGCGCAGGAGAATTTGAAGCAGAAACTCCGTATTTCTATTCTACTTATGATGAATACAATGAAAGTGTAAGAACAGATAAAAAGAAAATTCTTGTATTGGGTTCAGGCCCTATAAGAATAGGTCAGGGTATTGAATTTGACTATTGTTCCGTTCACTGTGTATGGGCATTAAAAGAAGAAGGATATGAAACAATAATTGCAAATAATAACCCTGAAACTGTAAGTACCGATTTTGACACTGCAGATAAATTATATTTTGAACCTTTGACAAAAGAGGATATGAAGCATCTTGTAAACACTGAAAAACCTGACGGTGCTATCGTTCAGTTTGGCGGTCAGACTGCGATTAAATTAACAAAAGCACTTACTGAACTTGGTGTTGAAATTTTAGGAACAAAACTTGAAGATATAGATGCAGCAGAAGACAGAGAAAAATTTGATGCAATTTTAGAAAAATTAAATATTAAACGCCCTCAGGGTGATACAGTATTTACCGAAGAGGAAGCCATAAAAGTTGCAAACGAACTTGGCTATCCTGTACTTGTTCGTCCTTCATATGTTCTTGGCGGACAGGGAATGGAAATTGCATATAGTGATAATGATATAAAAGAATTTATGAAGATTATCACATCTCAGTCAGAATTAAAAGAGCATCCTATTTTAATTGACAAATATCTTCTTGGTAAAGAAGTTGAAGTTGACGCAATATGTGACGGAGTGGATATTTTAATTCCTGGTATTATGGAGCATGTTGAAAGAGCAGGTGTTCACTCAGGGGACAGTATTTCAGTATATCCTGCAAAAACAATTTCTCCAAGGCTGAAAGAAATTATATATAACTATACAAAGAGTCTGGCAATGGAACTTAATGTTAAAGGTCTTGTTAATATTCAGTTTGTTATATATAACGAAGAGGTTTATATTATAGAAGTTAATCCTCGTTCATCAAGAACAGTTCCTTATATAAGCAAAGTAACAACCGTGCCTATGGTTGACCTTGCAACAAAAGTAATTTTAGGCACACCGTTAAAAGACTTAGGATATGGCACAGGTATTTATAAAGAAAGCGAATATTCTTGCGTAAAAGTTCCTGTATTCTCATTTGAAAAATTACACGGTGTGGATGCAACATTAGGCCCTGAAATGAAATCAACAGGCGAAGTTTTAGGTATAGCAAAAGACTTTGACGAAGCGCTTTATAAAGGAATTATTGCATCAGGCATAAACATTAAGGATAAGGGTAAAATATTTATATCTGTAAAAGACACTGACAAACAGGAAGTTATAGATATAGCATCCTTATATGATTTATTGGGCTTTGATATATATGCAACATCTGGTACTGCGAATGTACTTAATAATCACTTTGTTGCAGCAAGTGTGGTTAAAAAGATTGCAGACGGAGATAATAATGTTATAGACATTATGAATAAAAACGGTTTTGACATTATTATAAATACTCCGACAAGAGGCCGTAAAGCAGAAACAGACGGTTTTAAAATCAGAAGACTTGCAGTTGAACATGGTATTCCGTGTTTCACATCTTTAGATACTGCAAAAGCAGTAGGAAAAATTCTTCTTGATAAAAAGAAAAAGAAATCTGATCCGTCAATTATTGATATAACAACTATTTAA
- a CDS encoding Ig-like domain-containing protein yields MDIINYSAAVCSDRDKMSEFHTNNFYLNGMYVYSYDNDEKILYRNNPSGSEFIFGVFDGLGDETYAREASLITAQTVKKYHDKIKMLQARNDEKNIANIITEANEKMKEYSKKEGFIKLGSTFCAMAFKNDVATVYNIGNTSAFMLRDKELIKLSTDDLRDGNSVASLGNIYEETSAKLHISKPVEVKGEDVFFICTNGFLNFIDTEDIIRIINSSDSSYAAVQKLMKEIRSNGNHEEGTLMLIKAGDSLTLGARLKKKKIKKQRLFKRIIALVVALILLIVSFNLIFGKPKEKKAKDILIDSVVITKNISELKINDSGKFEIEVTPENASEKVKFTSSDENVLLVTEDGEYLAKSSGKCSVTLSSKKYTHSFDITIINVTVGVSVSNKNLTLNVGEEKQIEFEESVERIKDNLIYSSLDSNIASVDNSGLIKAQNAGSTEVYVKYNDFTETVYVQVLGADEETQM; encoded by the coding sequence GTGGATATCATAAATTATTCTGCAGCAGTATGCTCAGACAGAGATAAAATGTCTGAATTTCATACAAATAATTTTTATTTAAACGGAATGTATGTATATTCATATGATAATGATGAAAAAATTCTATACCGTAATAATCCGTCAGGCTCAGAATTTATATTTGGTGTTTTTGATGGGTTGGGGGATGAAACTTACGCAAGAGAAGCCTCTTTAATTACAGCGCAAACAGTCAAAAAATACCACGATAAAATAAAAATGCTTCAGGCAAGAAATGATGAGAAGAATATCGCTAATATAATAACTGAAGCAAACGAAAAAATGAAAGAATATTCAAAAAAAGAAGGGTTTATAAAATTAGGCTCAACATTTTGTGCTATGGCATTTAAAAATGATGTTGCTACAGTTTATAATATAGGAAACACCAGCGCCTTTATGTTAAGAGATAAGGAACTTATAAAACTTTCTACCGATGATTTAAGAGATGGTAACTCTGTTGCAAGTCTTGGTAATATATATGAAGAAACTTCTGCAAAACTTCATATATCAAAGCCTGTTGAAGTTAAAGGAGAAGATGTCTTCTTTATCTGTACAAACGGATTTTTAAATTTTATTGATACAGAAGATATTATAAGAATAATAAACAGTTCTGATTCTTCATATGCTGCAGTACAGAAACTTATGAAGGAAATAAGAAGCAACGGAAACCACGAGGAAGGTACTTTAATGCTTATTAAAGCAGGAGATTCTCTAACTTTAGGTGCAAGGTTAAAAAAGAAAAAGATAAAAAAGCAACGCTTATTTAAAAGAATTATTGCCTTGGTAGTTGCCCTGATACTTTTAATAGTATCGTTTAATTTAATTTTTGGCAAACCAAAAGAAAAAAAGGCAAAGGATATTTTAATTGATTCAGTTGTTATTACTAAAAACATAAGTGAACTTAAGATAAACGACAGTGGTAAGTTTGAAATAGAGGTTACCCCTGAGAATGCTTCCGAGAAAGTTAAATTTACATCTTCTGATGAAAATGTGCTCTTAGTTACAGAAGATGGCGAGTATCTTGCAAAATCTTCAGGTAAGTGCAGTGTAACCCTTTCGTCAAAAAAATATACCCATTCTTTTGATATTACCATAATCAATGTTACAGTAGGGGTTAGTGTTTCAAACAAAAACCTGACACTTAATGTTGGCGAAGAAAAACAAATTGAGTTTGAAGAAAGCGTTGAGAGAATTAAAGATAATCTTATATATTCATCTTTGGACTCTAATATCGCATCAGTTGATAATAGCGGACTTATTAAGGCGCAAAATGCGGGTAGCACCGAAGTATATGTTAAATATAATGATTTTACCGAAACCGTATATGTACAGGTTTTAGGCGCAGATGAAGAAACCCAAATGTAG
- a CDS encoding acyltransferase: MVKIGNLTIKKRRPELSFLNTLFCLLVIFIHIISYMVYSFPVNTFKYNALIFSWKGLTFVVQGFIMLSACKFFLTKKDEVPYFKYIKIRLKSVAIPYVFAFIVYYIVFMLRYDYKLDFWFIFKNFISGNLVYHLYFIPLILQFDLLTPLWKKIIDKVCPVAAIPFFIVLTMLCQDYLPYIINKCFPDFTFLYNDRIVTTYLSFYIIGGYIGKNYDKFLNLLVKHKTKVFIIYLFITLVFSYFTYVNYNYIYTVSFYNNIHSLYVISALIILFLIAFKIAPFVMDKFKILKDIDKASFYIYLWHVLTLYGANYILEKFGIISDFLSFFIRIIIVYPVTIFLCILYFKKIKSK; the protein is encoded by the coding sequence GTGGTAAAAATAGGAAATCTAACAATTAAAAAAAGAAGGCCTGAACTTTCCTTTCTTAATACGCTTTTCTGCCTTCTTGTAATTTTTATTCATATTATTTCGTATATGGTTTATTCATTCCCTGTAAATACTTTTAAGTATAACGCCCTTATTTTTTCGTGGAAGGGTTTAACCTTTGTAGTTCAGGGGTTTATTATGCTTTCTGCCTGTAAATTCTTTCTTACCAAAAAAGATGAGGTGCCTTATTTTAAGTATATAAAAATAAGATTAAAAAGCGTGGCTATACCGTATGTTTTTGCGTTTATAGTTTACTATATTGTTTTTATGTTAAGATACGATTACAAGTTAGATTTTTGGTTTATATTTAAAAATTTCATAAGCGGAAATCTTGTGTATCATCTTTATTTTATACCTTTAATACTGCAGTTTGATTTACTTACTCCCCTGTGGAAAAAAATTATTGATAAAGTTTGTCCAGTTGCAGCAATTCCTTTCTTTATAGTTTTAACTATGCTTTGTCAGGACTATTTGCCATATATTATAAACAAGTGTTTTCCTGACTTTACATTTTTATATAACGACAGAATTGTTACTACTTATTTATCCTTTTACATTATAGGAGGATATATAGGAAAAAACTATGACAAATTTTTAAACTTATTAGTAAAACATAAAACTAAAGTATTTATTATTTATCTTTTTATAACTTTGGTATTTTCATATTTTACATATGTAAATTACAACTATATATATACAGTTTCTTTTTATAATAATATTCATTCTTTATATGTGATATCTGCTTTAATTATATTGTTTCTTATTGCTTTTAAAATCGCGCCTTTTGTTATGGATAAATTTAAGATTTTAAAAGATATAGATAAGGCAAGTTTTTATATATACTTATGGCATGTGCTTACATTATACGGGGCAAATTATATTTTGGAAAAATTCGGTATAATTTCAGACTTTTTATCTTTTTTTATAAGAATAATAATTGTTTATCCTGTAACTATTTTCTTATGTATTTTATATTTTAAAAAAATTAAAAGCAAGTAA